The following is a genomic window from Actinomadura sp. WMMB 499.
GCGGGGAGTCGGACGGTCGAAGACGACGGCCGCGGGCAGCCGCAGGCCTACCGCCTCGCCGATCCGGTTGCGCATCTCGACGGCGATCAGCGAGTCGAACCCCGCTTCCTTGAACGTGTCGTCGGGGTCGACGGCCCGCGCATCGGAGTGCCCCAGGACCGTCGCGGCGGTGCTCTGGACGAGCAGCAGCAACTCGTCAAGGGACAGGTCGGCGGGCGCGGGCGCGGCGGCGGCCGCGACCGGGCGCCGGGACGTTCCGGAGGCCGTCACCCGCAGCAGCGGATGTCCGCCGCCGCGCGAGGGATCGAGCCGCGTGGCGGCGAGCGCGGGCAGTCCGCTGCCGACGGCGAGGTCGAACAGCTCCAGCGCTCGCTCGGTCTCGAGCGGCTCGCCCCCGAACCTGGCCAGCCGCGCCCGGTCGCCCTCGGTCAGCCCGGCCGTCATCGCGCTCGTCTCCTGCCACGCGCCCCACGCCAGGCTGGTGGCGGGGAGGCCTTGGGTGTGGCGGTGGTGGGCCAGGGCGTCGAGGAAGGTGTTGGCGGCGGCGTAGTTGGCTTGGCCGGGGGTGCCGAGGGTGCCGGCGAGGGAGGAGAACAGGACGAAGGCGTCCAGGTTCATGTGGCGGGTGAGGTGGTGCAGGTGCCAGGCGGTGTCGGCTTTGGGGGTGAGGACCCGGTCGAGGTGGTCGGGGGTCAGGTCGGTGGTGAGTGCGTCGTCGAGGGTTCCGGCGGCGTGGACGACGGCGGTCAGCGGATGCTCGGCGGGGACGGCGGCCAGCAGCGCGGCCAGCGCGTCCGGGTCGGAGGTGTCGCAGGCGGTGATGGTGACCCGGTCGCCGAGTTCGTCTTGCAGGTCCGCTGCGCCGGGGGCGTCGGGCCCGGAGCGGCTGGCCAGGAGCAGGTGCTCGACGCCGTGCCGGTCGCGGTCGGCCAGGTGGCGGGCGAGGAGCATGCCGAGCGTGCCGGTGCCGCCGGTGATCAGCACGGTGCCCTTCGCGTTGAGAGCCGAACCGGCGGCGGCGCCGTCGAGAGCGGCGCGGACGAGCCGAGGCGCGCGGACCCGGCCCCGGCGGACGGCGAGCTGGGGCGCGTCGGCGCCGGTCAGCACGGTCCGGAGTGCGTTGACCGACTCGGGTGCCGCGTCGAGGTCGAGCAGGGTGAACCGGTCCGGGTTCTCGGTCTGCGCCGTACGCAGCAGTCCCCATGCCGACGCCTGGGCCGGCTCGTCGACCGCGTCGCCGCTCATGGCGGCCACGGCCCCGCGCGTCACGATCACCAGGCGGCTGTCGGCCAGCCGCTCGTCCGCGAGCCAGCCCTGCACCAGCGACAGCGTCCGCGCGGCGACGGCATGGGTGGCGGCGGGCACGTCATCGAAGTCCGTACCGGGGCAGGCCCATAGCGCGACGTCCGGGCGCGGGGCCCCGGCGTCCAGCGCATCGGAGAGGGCGTCCAGGTCGGCGTACTTCTCGCGGACGAGACCGGAGAAGGCCTCGTCACCGTTCCCCAGGAGCACACAGGTATCGAGGGCCGCGTTGTCGGGCTCCCGCGCTTCCCACTCGAGCACCAGCAGTCCGCTGCGCTGGGCGGGCCCGGACGTGCCGAGCTGCGACTCCGGGACGGCCCGCAAAGTGAGGGCGCCGATGGTGGCGACGAGAGTGCCGCGGTCGTCGGTGGCGGTGACGCGGGCCTGATCGGGGCCGGTGGCACGCAAGTGGACGCGCAGAGCCACCGCGCCGGTGGCGTGCAGACCGACGTTCTCCCAGGAGAACGGGAGCTTCGCAACACCTTCCGAATCCCCCGCGAGCGCCAGAGCGTGAAGCGCTGCGTCGAGGAGGGCGGGGTGGATGAGGTGTCCGGTGGTGTCGGTGCCGTCGGGGAGGGTGATGTGGGCGTAGAGGTCGTCGCCGTGTCGCCAGGCTGCGGTGAGGTTCTGGAAGGCGGGGCCGTAGTGGTAGCCGCGGTCGGCGAGGTCGTCGTAGAGGCCGGTGATGTCGATGGGTGTGGCGTCGGCGGGCGGTTCGGCGGACGTGTCGTCCGGTGCGGCGCCGGTGTCCGGGGCGAGAGTGCCGGTGGCGTGGCGGAGCCAGGGGCCGTCGGACGTGCGGGAGTGGACGCTGATCGCGCGCCGTCCGTCGTCGTCGGGCGGGTCGAGGGCGACCTGGATGTCGGCCGACGCCTTCTCGGGCAGAAGCAGCGGCCGTTCGAGGGTGAGGTCCTCGATGCGCGGTACATCGGCGTGGGCACCTGCGTGAAGCGCGAGGTCGACCAGTGCGGTGCCGGGGAGCAGGACGGTTCCGTTGACCGCATGGTCGGACATCCACGGGTGGGTGCGTTGTGAGAGCCGTCCGGTGAACAGCAGCCCGCCGGTGGCAGGAACTTCGGTGGCGGCCCCCAGGAATGGGTGGTCGCTGGGTGATTGGCCGACGGTTGAAACGTCTCCGGAATTGATCGTTCCGTGTAGCCAGTGGCTTTCGCGTTGGAATGGGTAGGTGGGGAGGTTGGTGGGTTGTGGGTTGGGTCCGTAGAGGTTGGTGGGCCAGTGGGTGGTGTGGCCTTGGGTGTGGAGGTTGGTGAGGGTGGTGAGGAGTTGGTGGGGGTTGTTTTTGTGGAGGGTGGGGTGGGTTTGTGTGTGGGGTTGGGTGAGTGTTTGTTCGGTGGGTGGGGTGAGGGTGGGGTGGGGTCCGATTTCGATGTAGGTGGTGGTGCCGTTGTGTTGGAGGTGGTCGATGGTGGTGGCCCATTGGACGGGTTGGCGGAGGTGTCGGGTCCAGTAGTGGGGGTCGGTGAGTTGTTCGGGTGTGGCGGGTTGTCCGGTGAGGTTGGAGATGAGGGGGGTGGTGGGGGGCTGGTATTGGAGTTGTTCGGCGATTTCGTGGAAGGGGTCGAGGATGGGGTCCATGGCGGGTGAGTGGAAGGCGTGGGAGACGGTGAGTGGGGTGGTTTTGTAGCCGTCTTCGCGGAGTTGTTGGGTGATTTTTTGGAGGGTGGTGTGGTTGCCGGAGATGGTGGTGGAGGTGGGGGAGTTGTGTGCGGCGATGCTGGTGTCGGGGTGGTCGTTGAGGAGTTTTTCTAGGAGGGGGAGGGGGGCGTTGGTGGCGTGCATGGCGCCGGTGTGGGGGGGTGTGGTGTTGATGAGGTGGGCGCGGTGGGTGATGAGGGTGGTGGCGTGTTGGAGGGTGAGGGTGCCGGTGATGTGTGCGGCGGTGATTTCGCCGATGGAGT
Proteins encoded in this region:
- a CDS encoding type I polyketide synthase, giving the protein MQNEEKLRTYLKRATSDLRHVRRRLQEVEERAREPIAIVSMGCRYPGGVASPEDLWTLVSDERDAIGPFPDNRGWDLDTLFDPDPDRPGTSYAREGGFVHDADRFDASFFGISPREATAMDPQQRLLLEVAWETLERAGIDPTSLHESKTGVYTGVITQDYGPPVGRALAAHEGYLLMTNGGSVASGRIAYTLGLQGPAVTVDTACSSSLVALHLAAQALRNGECDLALAGGATVMTTPAMFIGFSRQRGLAANARCKSFAAAADGTAGAEGVGLVLLERLSEAQRNGHEVLAVITGSAVNQDGASNGLSAPNGPSQERVIRQALAEARLTSDQVDIVEAHGTGTALGDPIEANALLATYGQNRGDGEPLYLGSLKSNIGHAQAAAGIAGVIKMVQALRHRRMPRTLHVDEPSPGIKWESGAVELLTEARDWPAVSDRPRRAAVSSFGISGTNAHLVIEECATPAPVNAKVESPARVDDLIAWPLSAKSEPALRAYARQLRTWLAEHPHTDLNDIGYSLAATRTTFDHRAIITGTTTQDFEEALNALATGRQAPNLTAGTATPPTGTTAFLFTGQGAQWAGMGHDLYRTHPHFAAHIDHISEHFNPHLTVPLQTVMFATPDQPEAQLIHDTTYTQPALFTLETALTHLLADWGITPHHLAGHSIGEITAAHITGTLTLQHATTLITHRAHLINTTPPHTGAMHATNAPLPLLEKLLNDHPDTSIAAHNSPTSTTISGNHTTLQKITQQLREDGYKTTPLTVSHAFHSPAMDPILDPFHEIAEQLQYQPPTTPLISNLTGQPATPEQLTDPHYWTRHLRQPVQWATTIDHLQHNGTTTYIEIGPHPTLTPPTEQTLTQPHTQTHPTLHKNNPHQLLTTLTNLHTQGHTTHWPTNLYGPNPQPTNLPTYPFQRESHWLHGTINSGDVSTVGQSPSDHPFLGAATEVPATGGLLFTGRLSQRTHPWMSDHAVNGTVLLPGTALVDLALHAGAHADVPRIEDLTLERPLLLPEKASADIQVALDPPDDDGRRAISVHSRTSDGPWLRHATGTLAPDTGAAPDDTSAEPPADATPIDITGLYDDLADRGYHYGPAFQNLTAAWRHGDDLYAHITLPDGTDTTGHLIHPALLDAALHALALAGDSEGVAKLPFSWENVGLHATGAVALRVHLRATGPDQARVTATDDRGTLVATIGALTLRAVPESQLGTSGPAQRSGLLVLEWEAREPDNAALDTCVLLGNGDEAFSGLVREKYADLDALSDALDAGAPRPDVALWACPGTDFDDVPAATHAVAARTLSLVQGWLADERLADSRLVIVTRGAVAAMSGDAVDEPAQASAWGLLRTAQTENPDRFTLLDLDAAPESVNALRTVLTGADAPQLAVRRGRVRAPRLVRAALDGAAAGSALNAKGTVLITGGTGTLGMLLARHLADRDRHGVEHLLLASRSGPDAPGAADLQDELGDRVTITACDTSDPDALAALLAAVPAEHPLTAVVHAAGTLDDALTTDLTPDHLDRVLTPKADTAWHLHHLTRHMNLDAFVLFSSLAGTLGTPGQANYAAANTFLDALAHHRHTQGLPATSLAWGAWQETSAMTAGLTEGDRARLARFGGEPLETERALELFDLAVGSGLPALAATRLDPSRGGGHPLLRVTASGTSRRPVAAAAAPAPADLSLDELLLLVQSTAATVLGHSDARAVDPDDTFKEAGFDSLIAVEMRNRIGEAVGLRLPAAVVFDRPTPRALAADLHERLRPEPVDPGAALLEALDGFAELASSAEVPDTRHTEIAIRIKDLLRTWNARRTSGDEPAASESAPATDEELFELLDTEFRSH